The following is a genomic window from Pseudomonas oryzicola.
GAGATACACAAGAATTAGAACGTAGAGGAGCAAAATATGTACAAGTCCAGCCTGGCCCTGGCCGTGGCATTGGGGGTTCTCGCCCAGCAAGCAGGCGCTGCCGGTTTCGTTGAAGACAGCAAACTGTCGCTCAGCTCGCGCACCATGTACTTCAACAACGACAACCGTGAAGATCACGCCAAACCGGGTGCAGAGCGTCCGGACCAGCGTGAGTCGGGCCAAGGCTTCAAGCTCGACTACATCTCGGGCTTTACCCAAGGCACCGTAGGCTTCGGTGTTGATGCCCAGGCGCTGTGGGGTATTCACCTGGATGGCGGCGAGGGTTACCACAAGTCCGGCTTCTTCCCGGATGACGGCAAAGGTTCCGCCGCCCAGTGGGCCCGTTTCGGTGCCAATGCCAAGGCGCGCTTCTCCAAGACCGAAGCGCATTTCGGTAGCGCGCTCGCACCGAACCTGCCGATCCTGGTTTCCAACGATGGTCGTCTGCTGCCACAAACCTTCGAGGGTGGCACCATCCAGTCGAAGGAAATCGACAACCTGACCATCAACGCCGGTCAGCTGACCCATGCCATGGGCCGTGCTTCGAGCAACCGTACCGGTCTGTCTGTTGCCGGTTCCAATGCCGAAAGCAACAAGTTCCGCTACGGCGGCCTGGACTACAAGCTCACTCCAGACCTGACCCTGCAGTACTACTACTCGAACCTGGAAGACTTCTACAAGCAGCACTTCCTGGGCGCCACCCACGTGTTCAAGATCGCTGACGACCAGTCGTTCAAGACCGACCTGCGCTACTTCGACAGCAGCAGCGACGGCAAGAATGGCAACGACAGCGCTTACAACTTCAACAACAACGGTGGCTATGCCAAGAACACCGGCGAGATCGACAACAAGACCTGGTCGGCCATGTTCACCTATACCCTGGGTGGCCACGCGCTGATGGTCGGTCACCAGCAGGTGGGCGACGACGGCGGCTTCGTATGGTTGAACCAGGGTAGCCTGAGCAACGACAGCGGCACCTCGGAAGGCGCTGGTGGTTCCAGCTTCTACCTGTTCACCGACAGCATGATCAACCAGTTCGCTCGTGCTGGCGAAAACACCACTTTCGGTCAGTACTCCTATGACTTCGCGGCCCTGGGTGTGCCAGGCCTGAAGGCATCGCTTGCTTATCTGCGTGGTGACGATATCCGCAACAAGTCGGGCAACGGCACCTACAACGAATGGGAACGCGATGCGCGCATCGACTACACCCTTCAGGAAGGCACCTTCAAAGGCCTGGGCTTCAGCCTGCGCCAAGGCGTCTACCGTGGGTCCGGCGAGAGCAGCGCCGACCAGGATCAGGCTCGTTTCATCGTGAACTACACTTACAGCTTCCTGTAAGCCGTAGTCACAAAGAAAGCCTCGCCTAGTGCGAGGTTTTTTTTATGCCTGTCGTTGATAATTCCTTGGAGTTATAAATAAATCGTTATTTATTCTTTTTATTTCTCTCCGAGTACAGGCACATTCACTCCATGCACTACAGAACACAGCACAGGA
Proteins encoded in this region:
- a CDS encoding OprD family porin, with protein sequence MYKSSLALAVALGVLAQQAGAAGFVEDSKLSLSSRTMYFNNDNREDHAKPGAERPDQRESGQGFKLDYISGFTQGTVGFGVDAQALWGIHLDGGEGYHKSGFFPDDGKGSAAQWARFGANAKARFSKTEAHFGSALAPNLPILVSNDGRLLPQTFEGGTIQSKEIDNLTINAGQLTHAMGRASSNRTGLSVAGSNAESNKFRYGGLDYKLTPDLTLQYYYSNLEDFYKQHFLGATHVFKIADDQSFKTDLRYFDSSSDGKNGNDSAYNFNNNGGYAKNTGEIDNKTWSAMFTYTLGGHALMVGHQQVGDDGGFVWLNQGSLSNDSGTSEGAGGSSFYLFTDSMINQFARAGENTTFGQYSYDFAALGVPGLKASLAYLRGDDIRNKSGNGTYNEWERDARIDYTLQEGTFKGLGFSLRQGVYRGSGESSADQDQARFIVNYTYSFL